From the genome of Paludisphaera mucosa:
GGCACGTCATGCACGTGTGGGTCGCGGGCATCCCGGCCGAGGCCGCCGTCTCCACCGAGGAATGGCAGAAGCGGCAGTCGATCCCCAGGCCCTTGACGTGGTGCTCGTGCGAGAACGGAACGGGCTGTTCGCGGACCACGCCGACCTGCGTCTGGTAGGGGGAACGGACCAGGAGGTACATCAACCCCAGCAGGGCGCCCGGCCCGGCCGCGAGGCTGAACAAGACCACGCGCGAGAGCGTGTTGGCACTCGGGTGGAAGACCTGGGGCATCGCGTGTCTCGTCCTCTGTATGGGCCAAGGAATCGAATTGAGGTCATCAACCTATACGATCAAGCGAGCCCACGCAACCCGTCGGCCCGAAGGCGTCCGGGGGCGCCGGCTTGTATTGCGCCGCGGCGTCGCGGTACGCTCCCAAACGGGATCCGGGGCGGGTGGGCCGCATGGTGGTGCGGGGCCGGCGCGGGGCCGATCGGGGGAGAAGGAGCATGAGCGATCGTGGAAGGATCCGGCCCGGGCGTCGCCGACTCGCGATGATCGCGGCGCTCGTCCCGCTGCTCGGCGTCGCCCCGGCCGCGTCGGGCGAGTCCGCCGACGGCGCAGTCCCCGGGTCGACTTCCCTCGAGAAGGCTGGTCAACAAGGTACGTTCAACGTTGGGCTGGCGCGGGCGACCCTGGCTCGGACATTCGATCCGGCCGCCGGCGGCAATGTGTCGCGTTTCGATTATACGATCAGTTCCGACGCGACTGTAGGGGTCTTTGCGAAAGAATTTGCAGGCGCCCTCTCCGCGGACCGCCCGACCCTCGTCAGGATCGGCCTGGAGGCCGGAAAAACCGGGGAGATCGCCGGCGTCGAGGCCTCGCTGGAGATCAAGGGGTCGTCCGGCGTGCAGCGGATCCCCGTCGTCCTGACCCCCCGATGGACCACGTCCGAACACCTCTTCGACGGCCGCGCGGTCGGCGCGCTCTCCGAGGTCGTCCTCGCCGTCCATCGCCGCGGCGGGCCGGACCCCGCCGTCGGAACCATATCTTTCGATGTGCGATTCGAGCCCATAACATCGTTACGGGGGCTCAGTCTCAACAGCATTGCGCGGCTCGCGGCCGTCGCGCTCGCGGCCCTGGCCGCGGCCCTCCTGGCGACGATCCTGCGGACCCTGCGGATCGGCGGCGGCGGGCCCCGAGGTCGCGAGGGCGTCGGGGCCCTGGCGCGCGACCTGGCCCTCGGCGCGGGCTGGACGGCGACGGCCCTGCTGGTCGCGGCGACGTACGCGGTCGGCGGCCTCGACGGCCTGGAGATCGGCTGGAGCGCGGCCTGGATCGCGCTCGGCGGGGCGGCGGTCGGGGCCTGGTGGACGTGGTTGCTGGCGGGGCGGCCGCCTGGCCCGTGGGAGGCCTTCCGGCACGCGGCGGTCGCCGGCCTGCTCGCCTCGTCGTCGAGCGCGATGACGCTCTTGCAGGCTCCGACGGACGGCTGGCAGCTCCTCTCGTTGAGCCGCACCGGCGCGGCGGTGGCGCTGGCGATCTACTTCGTGGCGCATGTGGGCCGACTCGCCGCGACGGGCAAGGGGTTGAAGGCGGCCGGCGCGACGCTGATCGCGGCCGCGCCGTACGTCGTGGGTGGGCTGACGCTGCTGGAGGCCGGCGCGCTGATCGGCGCCATCGGCGGCCTCGTCACGCTGGGGGCGCTCGGGACCGACTCGGCGGTCGCGGCGTACCTGGGCCGGGTCGCGGTCGTCTTCCTCTTCAACGTGCTGCTCGCGGAGGGGCTGAGCTGGGTCGTCGCCGGCCGGCCGATGCGGTCGGCGGTCGGGTTTCTGACGATGCTGGCGGCGGCCGCGGCGGTCGTCGCGGGGCCTTGGATCGCGTCGTGGGGCTCGGGCCCAGCACTCGCAGCCTGGTCGCCGAGCCTGCGTTTACCGGTCGTTTTGCTGGCGACGATCTTCTCGCAGGCCGGCCTGTGGGCCGAGGCCTACCTGTTCACGGGCCTGGCGATCGACGCCGTGAACGGCCGGCCGCCCACGGGCGACTCGATGCGGGCGCATCCGATCCAGGGCGTGAAGAAGGGGATGATCTACAGCGGCACGTTCATGGCCGCCCTGTACGTCGCCGCGGCCCTCGCCGGCTGGCCCGCGTTCCGCGCCCTGTTCGACGCCGCGCCGGCGGTCGGAGCGGCGCTCCTGGGGGCGCTGGCCTTCCCGCTGGTCAAGACGGTGTTCGAGTCGTTCGACGGCAGCCCGCCGTTCTTCGAGCGGCTGGCGCGCAGCTACCGCGACCCCTGGCTGGCGGCACGGGGGGCGGTCGTCGGCATGGGCCTGGCGATCGGCTTCCTGGGCTCGTGGCCGGACCGCGAGATGGCGCACCGGGCGGGCTTCGGCTTCCTCGTCGGCGCGGCGGCGTACGCGGGCGTCGACGTCCTCCGCGACGCCGTCCGCTCGGCGCTCGGCCGGGGGCGGCTGCAGGCCCCGCGGTTTTACGGAGCGCGGGTGGTGCTGGGCGGTTTGATTGGCGCGGCGATCGGCTTCTACGTCGACGCGGCGCAGCTCGCGGTGGTGATCGCCAAGTTCCAGCGCTACACGTCGGTGGGCCGCACGCCCGAGCCGTTCGGGATCTACCCGCTGGTGAGCAAGTGGGGCTTCATGAACCTGGGGACGGTGCAGGGGGGGGCCGACCTGCTCTTCGCCGAGGCGCTCGCGGGGGTGCTGAGCTGGTCGACGGCCGCCTGGCTGTTCGCGCTCAACCGGACCTTCATGGCGGCCGGCTTCGAGCGCCAGACCGCGCCGATCCGCGCCATGTTCACGGCCGACGGCCTGCGGCAACTCGCCGAGAACACGATCCAGGTGGCGCGCTGGGGCCTCTGGATGTCGCCGATCATCAACTCGTTCCTGCGGCCGATGGGCGAGCCCAGCTGGTACAACCAGGACGGGGCGTTGCGGACGGTCGCCTCGACGTTCCACTACCTGACGACCTCGCCGGCCGACTTCCGCGCCTGGTCGCTGCAGATGTTCATCTATCTGCTGGCGTACGACGCCGTCCGCGTCCTGATCTGGGCCGACCACATGGGCCTGCGGGTGGCGACGCTCGTCAACCTGAGCTTCCTCGGGGTCGACGCCGGCGAGCGCAAGCTGGCGCGCTACCTCGCCCCGTCGGCGACGGCCCGCTGCATCCCCGAGGCCGTCAAGCGGTTCGCCACCTGGGCCCCGCTGCTGCTGCCGTTCTACATCCCCCGCGGCGCCGACTGGGACAAGGCCTGGAGCGCGGCCGAGACCCTGAGCGCCCGCCCCGGCGGCTTCTGGGAGGACGTCCTCGCGCGGCCGATCGGCGAGCGGCTCGGCATGCTGGCCCTCGCGGTCGTCGCCTGCGCACTCGTCTGCACGATCGTCCGCCTGGTCCGCCGCCGGTTCGGGACGCGCGAGCCGGCGACGCACACGATCCGCAACGACGCCTACGAATTGACGGTCCGCGAGGACGGCGCGATTGTGGGCCGCTCGCCGTCGAAGGATCAGGACGTCGGCCGACGCTCGTACGACCTGCTCGATCCGGCCGGCCGGGCGCTCTTCCTCGTGGAAGAGGACGGGTCGGTCGCGGTCCTCGCCGGCAACCCGCCGGGTGCGGTCCTCGAGCCCGGGGCCCGGACGTGGAGTCTCCACGACGACGCCCTGAGGTCGACGCAGGGCTGGCTCGACGACGGGTTGGTGGACGTCGAGGTCAGGCTCCCCGCCGGCGGCGACCCGGTCGAGCTGTGGACGGTGACCCTGGTGAACCCGACCGACCGGGCGATGGCGTTCAAGATCGTCCCCTACCTGGAATGGGTCCTCAACCAGCCCGGGGCCGACCGCAACCACACCCAGTACAACCGGCTC
Proteins encoded in this window:
- a CDS encoding GH36-type glycosyl hydrolase domain-containing protein; its protein translation is MSDRGRIRPGRRRLAMIAALVPLLGVAPAASGESADGAVPGSTSLEKAGQQGTFNVGLARATLARTFDPAAGGNVSRFDYTISSDATVGVFAKEFAGALSADRPTLVRIGLEAGKTGEIAGVEASLEIKGSSGVQRIPVVLTPRWTTSEHLFDGRAVGALSEVVLAVHRRGGPDPAVGTISFDVRFEPITSLRGLSLNSIARLAAVALAALAAALLATILRTLRIGGGGPRGREGVGALARDLALGAGWTATALLVAATYAVGGLDGLEIGWSAAWIALGGAAVGAWWTWLLAGRPPGPWEAFRHAAVAGLLASSSSAMTLLQAPTDGWQLLSLSRTGAAVALAIYFVAHVGRLAATGKGLKAAGATLIAAAPYVVGGLTLLEAGALIGAIGGLVTLGALGTDSAVAAYLGRVAVVFLFNVLLAEGLSWVVAGRPMRSAVGFLTMLAAAAAVVAGPWIASWGSGPALAAWSPSLRLPVVLLATIFSQAGLWAEAYLFTGLAIDAVNGRPPTGDSMRAHPIQGVKKGMIYSGTFMAALYVAAALAGWPAFRALFDAAPAVGAALLGALAFPLVKTVFESFDGSPPFFERLARSYRDPWLAARGAVVGMGLAIGFLGSWPDREMAHRAGFGFLVGAAAYAGVDVLRDAVRSALGRGRLQAPRFYGARVVLGGLIGAAIGFYVDAAQLAVVIAKFQRYTSVGRTPEPFGIYPLVSKWGFMNLGTVQGGADLLFAEALAGVLSWSTAAWLFALNRTFMAAGFERQTAPIRAMFTADGLRQLAENTIQVARWGLWMSPIINSFLRPMGEPSWYNQDGALRTVASTFHYLTTSPADFRAWSLQMFIYLLAYDAVRVLIWADHMGLRVATLVNLSFLGVDAGERKLARYLAPSATARCIPEAVKRFATWAPLLLPFYIPRGADWDKAWSAAETLSARPGGFWEDVLARPIGERLGMLALAVVACALVCTIVRLVRRRFGTREPATHTIRNDAYELTVREDGAIVGRSPSKDQDVGRRSYDLLDPAGRALFLVEEDGSVAVLAGNPPGAVLEPGARTWSLHDDALRSTQGWLDDGLVDVEVRLPAGGDPVELWTVTLVNPTDRAMAFKIVPYLEWVLNQPGADRNHTQYNRLFAEIEYVDALHAVLAWDKHAKALGFLAVDRRPEGFLSSRMDFIGRARGLARPRALETLDFMAANDEASHPTLDPIASLLVGVTAPPKSEGKVRFLIGMAADKAAAIDLIARHLDMPNARAAAATRTRKAEHRIGHGEIPPGTPSPYAEFSEDGSKLTVRTPFTPRPFDHTMANALGHIVVVTNRGLHTSASVNAQQNRLTPDWSDVVTKEVPSEAFYLFEPATGGWFSPTYQPLDDPEAATESEFGVDGTAVFRMSKGTIETELTVFVPPDDPTGVYVLTIKNRGDAPRRLRLGAYFQMVLAGQPEFSGSLAVRIDPTLHAAFFENLRNTFRSGPAFVASSSEVERFETTRGRFFGAGRDLARPHFVQHGEPDAAAVLDDRPVAGLLSTLEIPARGTRTVVVLLGQADDRRAAEAVIRKYQNVAAAEEALEATRRWWSALIGTVRVESALPEFDAYLDWLKYQALAERIWSRRGFYQASGAYGFRDQLQDSVNLIWVDPAIARRQILLHASQQFLEGDVVHWFHRLQDGRTGFVGRSHASDNLLWLAWAVVEYVDATGDVSLLDERTPYLESEQPFDPLPAGKHGMGFDPIRSTRDDTVYRHCLRAVDLVLDRKMGAHGLPLIGTGDWNDGLDEIGSQGRGESVWLGIFLSYILQRFIPTIAARDGGLSGHYASRLTDLNAAIRATWRGDRYLRAIHDDGTEIGVRGSGVWEIDALTAAWAVMADIDPDHDPIVFETALGELEREDTILLGTPPLREDTHPYLGRSSWYPEGVRENGMYCHGVQWLVRAARLLADRARRRGDDEAAAAHVETAFRLWKKVAAVFHATPESIETYGGQPNKQAADMVTTFDPGRMIWNGYTGAAGWMYRQAMESVLGLGLAGGDVQDAAVEAAEELGDVRVVRDVSGSPFAGGSTAARAEAWTRR